The following proteins are encoded in a genomic region of Alistipes shahii WAL 8301:
- a CDS encoding plasmid mobilization protein, with product MTKDMNEMKKKRGRPALGRTRKLTKGVTVKFSPVSYEALRFRARKSGRSLAVYIREVALAATVTARHTPEENALLRSLAGMANNLNQLTKLSHQTGFYRTRLLIDGLLGKLKRIMVYLLGMLSDSPFKF from the coding sequence ATGACAAAGGATATGAATGAGATGAAGAAAAAACGCGGCCGTCCGGCACTGGGCAGGACGCGGAAGCTGACCAAGGGAGTGACAGTGAAGTTCTCCCCCGTCAGCTACGAGGCTCTCAGATTCAGGGCAAGGAAGTCCGGCCGGAGTCTGGCGGTCTATATCAGGGAGGTGGCACTGGCGGCCACCGTTACGGCAAGGCATACGCCTGAAGAGAATGCGCTGCTGCGCAGCCTGGCGGGAATGGCGAACAATCTGAACCAACTGACAAAGCTCTCGCACCAGACAGGCTTTTACAGGACAAGGCTGCTGATAGACGGGCTGCTGGGAAAGCTGAAGCGGATCATGGTCTATCTTCTCGGTATGTTGAGCGACAGTCCTTTCAAGTTCTGA